Proteins encoded within one genomic window of Granulicella pectinivorans:
- a CDS encoding bifunctional YncE family protein/alkaline phosphatase family protein: protein MISVRTLSPGSLALAALFLTPSLYGQAHEIDLPSSKTLGVVPGAPQKINSLPMSMAVSPDKRYVVTVNAGYGAYESKYEQSIAVLDTQTGKIEDFPDARTPEKAKQTLYSGLAFSLDGKHLYASMGSTSNPVGDGKDNTGSGVVVYGFDAGKVTPERFLPIPLQKLTGNRRTKLIGGVDGAMGVPFPAAIAVLPGDGNLSTLLVADNLSDDVLMIEAATGAITHRFDLSESDAVPGTFPIALAVSKDRKRAFVALWNASEVVELDLEKKRVGRKVDLLKPLNPVKPGSHACDLALSPDGNTLYVALSNRDAVGVIDLAKGAFATRGFFDLRLPGQTYFGAEPSAVAVSADGKRVYAANLGSDAVAVLDATKMTRKAASHGMVEPMGFIPTEWMPMSLATVSSGTGETLYLATDKGRGTGPNNFPQRQVPGMKPVRPGPGTYIATLLHGSLATIDLKAAEAKLPAYTAEVVASNKLKAAAETIPFHAGTNPIKHVIYIIKENRTYDQEFGDLPVGNGDKSLTMYGEDITPNQHAMAMRFGVYDNFFDSGEVSGDGHVWSNAAIGTDYLEKTWQQSYRGSSRTYDYEGVVADGYPLEQKIADVNEPQSGYLWGNLAAHGKTLYHFGEYISSIFCSDKNWSRAVDPQAGAMPGAMRACSPSQVEPGGAMPEAWGGGVNKWPWAIPLMASNKATKPELVGHFAVEQPDFNLRIPDQIRAEVFERHLKQWVADRKAGNDTMPNFVMLRLANDHTAGTTAGGPTPKSSVADNDLAIGRAVAAVSHSPYWDDTAFFILEDDAQAGADHVDAHRSVALIVSKYAQKAPMVDSRFYSTVSMIRTMETVLGLPPMNNNDAFASLMSTAFTGAGDQPPFEVDWRNRDNHLIYTANPAKAATAVAEAGQKASAKMDFRHADRADTQKLNLILWQDAMGDKAAPAMLKEKRKKPRKDDDD, encoded by the coding sequence ATGATCTCCGTCCGAACCCTCTCTCCCGGATCACTCGCCCTGGCCGCGCTCTTTCTCACACCCTCGTTATACGGACAGGCGCACGAGATTGACCTGCCCAGCTCGAAGACGCTTGGCGTGGTACCGGGGGCTCCGCAGAAGATCAACTCTCTGCCGATGTCGATGGCGGTTTCGCCCGACAAACGGTATGTGGTCACCGTCAACGCGGGGTATGGCGCGTACGAATCGAAGTACGAACAGTCGATCGCCGTTCTGGACACGCAGACGGGCAAGATCGAGGACTTTCCGGATGCCCGAACACCCGAGAAGGCGAAGCAGACTCTGTATTCAGGCCTTGCATTCAGCCTCGATGGGAAGCACCTCTACGCAAGCATGGGTTCGACGTCCAACCCCGTAGGCGACGGGAAAGACAATACCGGCAGCGGTGTGGTTGTCTACGGCTTCGACGCGGGAAAGGTGACGCCGGAGAGGTTTCTGCCTATTCCCTTACAAAAGCTTACCGGCAATCGGCGAACCAAGCTGATCGGTGGTGTGGACGGAGCGATGGGTGTGCCTTTTCCAGCAGCGATTGCGGTGTTGCCAGGAGATGGAAATCTCTCCACCCTTCTGGTCGCGGATAACCTGTCGGACGACGTCCTGATGATCGAAGCCGCCACCGGAGCGATCACGCATCGGTTTGACCTCTCCGAGAGTGATGCGGTGCCCGGGACGTTCCCGATTGCATTGGCAGTCTCGAAGGATCGCAAGCGAGCGTTCGTCGCGCTCTGGAACGCGAGCGAGGTCGTCGAGCTGGATCTTGAGAAGAAGCGGGTGGGGCGCAAGGTGGATTTGCTGAAGCCTCTCAATCCCGTGAAGCCCGGCTCCCACGCCTGCGACCTCGCGCTGAGCCCTGACGGCAACACGCTTTATGTCGCTCTCTCCAATCGCGATGCGGTCGGGGTCATCGACCTGGCCAAGGGGGCGTTTGCCACGCGCGGATTCTTCGACCTGCGCCTTCCCGGACAGACGTACTTCGGAGCGGAGCCTTCTGCGGTGGCGGTGTCGGCGGATGGAAAGAGAGTTTACGCCGCGAACCTCGGCTCGGACGCCGTGGCTGTGCTGGACGCCACAAAGATGACACGCAAGGCGGCGTCGCACGGAATGGTTGAGCCGATGGGCTTCATCCCCACGGAGTGGATGCCGATGTCGCTTGCTACCGTCTCTTCCGGCACGGGCGAGACGCTCTACCTCGCGACCGACAAGGGCCGCGGTACCGGCCCAAATAACTTTCCGCAGCGGCAGGTTCCGGGCATGAAGCCGGTCAGGCCAGGCCCAGGCACCTACATCGCTACGCTGTTGCATGGTTCTTTGGCGACGATTGACTTGAAGGCTGCTGAGGCGAAGCTGCCGGCGTATACCGCCGAGGTCGTCGCCTCCAACAAGCTGAAGGCTGCGGCCGAGACCATTCCGTTTCACGCAGGGACGAATCCCATCAAGCACGTGATCTACATCATCAAGGAGAACCGCACGTACGACCAGGAGTTCGGCGATCTCCCGGTGGGCAACGGCGATAAATCGCTGACCATGTACGGCGAGGACATCACGCCGAATCAGCATGCGATGGCAATGCGCTTCGGCGTGTACGACAACTTCTTTGACTCGGGTGAGGTGTCGGGCGATGGGCACGTCTGGTCGAACGCCGCCATTGGGACGGACTACCTGGAGAAGACGTGGCAGCAGAGCTATCGAGGCAGTTCGCGCACCTACGACTATGAAGGTGTGGTCGCCGACGGCTATCCGCTGGAGCAGAAGATCGCGGATGTGAACGAACCACAGAGCGGATATCTCTGGGGCAATCTGGCGGCGCATGGAAAGACGCTCTACCACTTTGGCGAATACATCTCTTCGATCTTCTGCAGCGACAAGAACTGGAGCAGGGCGGTCGATCCGCAGGCGGGCGCCATGCCGGGCGCCATGCGCGCATGCAGCCCAAGCCAGGTTGAGCCGGGGGGTGCCATGCCGGAGGCATGGGGCGGCGGCGTGAACAAGTGGCCGTGGGCTATTCCACTGATGGCCTCCAACAAGGCGACGAAGCCTGAGCTTGTCGGTCACTTCGCCGTGGAGCAGCCGGACTTCAATCTGCGCATCCCGGACCAGATTCGCGCTGAGGTCTTTGAACGGCACCTCAAACAGTGGGTCGCGGATCGCAAGGCAGGGAACGACACGATGCCGAACTTCGTGATGCTCCGGTTGGCAAACGATCACACCGCGGGGACGACCGCGGGTGGACCCACCCCGAAGAGCTCTGTCGCGGACAACGATCTGGCAATCGGGCGTGCAGTCGCCGCCGTATCGCACTCGCCCTACTGGGACGACACGGCATTCTTCATTCTGGAGGACGATGCGCAGGCCGGTGCCGACCACGTCGACGCGCACCGCAGCGTGGCGCTGATTGTGAGCAAGTACGCGCAGAAGGCTCCCATGGTCGATAGCCGCTTTTACTCAACAGTCTCGATGATCCGCACCATGGAGACTGTGCTCGGCCTGCCTCCGATGAACAACAACGACGCCTTTGCGTCGCTCATGTCGACGGCGTTTACCGGTGCGGGCGATCAGCCTCCCTTTGAGGTGGACTGGCGCAACCGGGACAACCACCTCATCTACACGGCTAACCCTGCGAAGGCGGCGACAGCGGTTGCCGAGGCCGGGCAGAAGGCTTCGGCGAAGATGGACTTCCGCCACGCGGACCGGGCGGACACGCAGAAGCTGAACCTGATCCTCTGGCAGGATGCCATGGGCGACAAGGCCGCGCCGGCGATGCTCAAGGAGAAGAGGAAGAAGCCCAGGAAGGACGATGATGACTAG
- a CDS encoding type I phosphomannose isomerase catalytic subunit → MTSINTPFRLEPKFSERIWGRRTLAPWYPDVEVKELIGEAWLSGPESVILTGDDRGKMLAEVAPNFPLLVKILFPEEKLSVQVHPNDAEAQAIGQARGKTECWYVLDADPGATVALGIKPGVTLEQLRASGPAGTMEDLIEMVPVSVGDMVFVDAGTVHAIGPGVTLLEVQQTSDITYRLYDYGRPREMHLEQGLAVTKLKTTAGKRAPRPMDGFVRLIEERYFVVDRFEIVAETVVEFAGIGCLVGLSGKAVVHGADGSEVELVPGQAVICPIGTVTVSGAAGFVRCVAPEA, encoded by the coding sequence ATGACTTCGATAAACACTCCGTTTCGGCTTGAGCCTAAGTTCAGTGAACGTATCTGGGGGCGGCGGACGCTGGCTCCGTGGTATCCCGATGTAGAGGTAAAGGAACTGATCGGTGAGGCATGGCTCAGCGGTCCTGAGTCCGTCATCCTGACCGGCGACGACAGAGGCAAGATGCTGGCCGAAGTAGCGCCGAACTTTCCCTTGCTGGTGAAGATTCTCTTTCCGGAGGAGAAGCTCTCCGTACAGGTACACCCCAACGACGCCGAGGCCCAGGCGATCGGGCAGGCGCGCGGTAAGACCGAGTGCTGGTATGTGCTCGACGCCGATCCAGGTGCGACCGTCGCCCTGGGGATCAAGCCTGGCGTTACCCTCGAGCAGCTTCGCGCCTCCGGTCCTGCCGGCACGATGGAAGACCTCATTGAGATGGTGCCTGTCTCCGTCGGCGACATGGTCTTCGTCGACGCGGGCACGGTCCACGCCATCGGGCCCGGCGTGACCCTGCTCGAGGTGCAGCAGACCTCCGATATTACCTACCGGCTGTACGACTACGGGCGTCCCCGTGAGATGCACCTGGAGCAGGGACTGGCGGTCACGAAGCTGAAGACCACCGCCGGAAAGCGGGCTCCGCGGCCGATGGATGGATTCGTCCGGTTGATCGAGGAGCGGTACTTCGTCGTGGATCGGTTCGAGATCGTCGCGGAGACAGTGGTCGAATTTGCCGGCATCGGCTGTCTGGTGGGGCTGTCGGGCAAGGCGGTCGTCCACGGCGCGGATGGATCCGAGGTTGAGCTGGTTCCCGGACAAGCCGTGATCTGCCCGATCGGAACGGTGACCGTCTCGGGAG